From Vitis vinifera cultivar Pinot Noir 40024 chromosome 5, ASM3070453v1, the proteins below share one genomic window:
- the LOC100259740 gene encoding proline-rich extensin-like protein EPR1 — protein MSSTSLLVLLLGLVVLTTSSLADYPKHPPLQKPPTEHQPPTKPPNGEKPLPEHKPPSPFGKPPQGEKPPPQHKPSDKTRKLLQVEKPLPEHKPPVKKPPTEHQPLTEPAKGEKPVPEHKPPSPFGKPPQGEKPPPEQKPSDKTRNLLQGEKPAVKKPPTEHQPPTEPAKGEKPLPEHKPPSPFGKPPQGEKPPPEHKPSDKTRNLLEGEKQLPEHKPPSPLGKPPKGQKPPAPTQKPPHKPPSPTHPN, from the exons ATGTCTTCCACATCCTTGCTAGTATTGCTGCTGGGACTGGTGGTTCTCACTACCTCGTCTCTTGCTGACTACCCCAAGCATCCCCCACTTCAGAAACCACCTACGGAACACCAACCACCAACTAAACCTCCCAATGGAGAGAAGCCACTCCCCGAACACAAGCCACCAAGTCCATTTGGCAAACCACCCCAGGGAGAGAAGCCACCACCACAACACAAGCCATCTGACAAAACTCGTAAGCTTCTCCAGGTAGAGAAGCCGCTTCCGGAGCACAAGCCGCCGGTGAAGAAACCACCTACGGAACACCAGCCACTAACTGAACCTGCCAAGGGAGAGAAGCCAGTTCCCGAACACAAGCCACCAAGCCCATTTGGCAAACCACCCCAGGGAGAGAAGCCGCCACCAGAACAGAAGCCATCTGACAAAACTCGTAACCTTCTCCAGGGAGAGAAGCCGGCGGTGAAGAAACCACCTACGGAGCACCAGCCACCAACTGAACCTGCCAAGGGAGAGAAGCCACTCCCCGAACACAAGCCACCAAGCCCATTCGGCAAACCACCCCAGGGAGAGAAGCCACCACCAGAACACAAGCCATCTGACAAAACTCGAAACCTACTCGAGGGAGAGAAACAACTCCCGGAGCACAAGCCACCAAGCCCATTAGGCAAACCACCAAAGGGACAGAAGCCAC CAGCTCCTACCCAGAAGCCACCCCACAAACCACCATCTCCTACCCATCCCAACTGA
- the LOC100261279 gene encoding proline-rich 33 kDa extensin-related protein yields MSSTYLLVLLLGLVVLTTPSLADYPKHPPVHKPPTEHQPPVEKPPTEHQPPTKPPKGEEPLPEHKPPSPFGKPPQGEKPPPEHKPSDKTRKLLGGEKPLPEHKPASPFGKPPKGEKPLPEHKPASPLGKPPKGEKPPHYGHNPGHPLAESAEDSYKPPQTIKPPSTPTKKPPVPGKKPPHKPPSPTHPN; encoded by the coding sequence atgtcatccacatacTTGCTAGTGTTGCTGCTGGGACTGGTGGTTCTCACCACCCCGTCTCTTGCTGACTACCCCAAGCATCCCCCAGTTCATAAACCACCTACGGAGCACCAGCCCCCGGTTGAGAAACCACCTACGGAACACCAGCCACCAACTAAACCTCCCAAGGGAGAGGAGCCACTCCCCGAACACAAGCCACCAAGTCCATTTGGCAAACCACCCCAAGGAGAGAAGCCACCACCAGAACACAAGCCATCTGACAAAACCCGCAAACTTCTTGGGGGAGAGAAGCCGCTCCCAGAGCACAAGCCAGCAAGCCCATTTGGCAAACCACCTAAGGGAGAGAAGCCGCTCCCGGAGCACAAGCCAGCCAGCCCACTTGGCAAACCACCTAAGGGAGAGAAGCCACCTCATTATGGTCACAACCCTGGGCACCCTCTTGCAGAGAGTGCTGAAGACTCATACAAGCCACCTCAGACGATTAAGCCTCCTTCAACTCCAACAAAAAAACCACCAGTTCCAGGAAAGAAGCCACCGCACAAACCACCATCTCCCACCCATCCCAACTGA